One region of Alosa sapidissima isolate fAloSap1 chromosome 1, fAloSap1.pri, whole genome shotgun sequence genomic DNA includes:
- the LOC121711878 gene encoding uncharacterized protein LOC121711878 isoform X1, translated as MNRPTPTEPNCKHKEAGSVTASRNALGRSMEGAPENLDDEAEADEERPSSILWERYIQQSIFVDISEDDSLHFSDLQPGSFNICLNQDSEVSESSIKISENTELDSSDEEDKEFAETSVTTSSGGSGTGSSSIKDSATHLSRTAGKTPMSSKRKQMWGYDDNPVNTSDEDQEDLPYDGDLIKQGYLNDAQRKTSDKEEQIMNNCENISEKTATDLNIVDSQLPNSGVDGPLVNSAGGKEWCTDQREPEEAVPTSNKPQHVRGTLISDLLLRHFTQEHLLNATMFIDAETLPDVSLMESLDDTVVSMVSQLVPRQEEAVSGLSNGDRDDGQEEDEVISGDGILETLEQGDVSGQLGPGSESSGSESKRNSPELRHRSSSPQPANAEDSIQRCPLVRTRSFSELKYGQGQVHYPLPDFSKVAPKVKIPKASSAVRSVCPSPGILRAQSSPGMLAKSSASNMATMNVISRVLEDAIPPPEKLFFFREQEMCQGSVHHLQAEYDMLVTKNAEAENLIDQMRLGANIQARCEPSLQTSCSDKEEDIKGVGIDLCKFEDTERSTEPHQKGSDKDFAKVPEPSTAPPPKTKEQSEGEKMTSELMAIISQFGVKVAEFKNGVSTMSISIEEQQMVFKSITDAQDQLERNYMAKKEEHRALEMRSYMGIARNTGEFDPDKQVEGEIFRIGMLLEDVKEQIDTNVCQSFSPPPSTSTPAPPSPQPPLHEEMEPCFSTSVDECVQENGAGGDGQASAGSALNITGDSSISLQYSDTSLERLVYTLPTDEEEESLPAPTEDEDHGTLLASSVCSVTEDRLWDSVSPGLKQSLKSVCELSKRPLGGALSVSNGNTQDPLDQALSSVQKTVSPEIDSGFGSTDLSRPTSEQSQPQAHTQRLQLLLDHCSPLSMSGSDSEVSASLLQTTINTATIHRPKPLRITGTDQWLTRCQQDRPISCQDGGVNPLKEGATLASEQLTQLTREGRVSSFSRVPASVGTGTLPPSETQPHVCPCHNEAILTLQSEVANLKRELEERLSHLPHFSKQVAQLAQARPRQERRPKAQPRGHHRPSSSSRCTKSNSGSLKVDDWISSDMDQSKSKGTDSGGSDLSGNLQKSLSSSTSGFLGPQRKSQISASTGDRQWSPELPLFDSTRDTSQRQAYRTSYLTPAKGMEDVYGKDREMTCYVQPLQRPLRQVNYASSCSLPAGFKVLEGQSHSVPVQRRCSTQSDSALLPGCVFLRRTPASPLCSPRPQSSKGKHRNSKDEDISRTLDKAIEAARSMKHTTERMAKSLSADLAKAELQRKLRGLYPLENIPDTEP; from the exons ATGAATAGACCAACACCTACAGAACCGAATTGCAAACACAAAGAGGCAGGTTCAGTCACAGCCtccagaaatgccttaggacGAAGCATGGAGGGAGCACCAGAAAACCTAGATGACGAGGCAGAGGCTGACGAGGAGAGGCCTTCCTCAATCTTGTGGGAAAGGTACATTCAGCAGAGTATATTTGTGGACATAAGTGAAGATGACAGCCTGCATTTCAGTGATCTGCAACCTGGCTCTTTCAACATCTGCCTCAATCAAGACTCAGAAGTGTCAGAGTCCAGCATTAAAATCAGTG aaAACACAGAACTGGACAGTTCAGATGAGGAGGATAAGGAATTTGCTGAAACTAgtgtcaccacctccagtgGTGGATCTGGGACAGGCAGCAGTAGCATTAAAGACAGCGCAACACATCTGTCCCGAACAGCAGGGAAAACTCCTATGAGCTCTAAGAGAAAGCAGATGTGGGGGTATGATGACAATCCTGTGAACACCAGCGACGAAGACCAAGAGGATCTTCCATATGATGGTGACCTGATAAAACAAGGTTATCTTAATGATGCTCAAAGAAAGACTTCTGACAAAGAGGAGCAAATAATGAACAACTGTGAAAATATAAGTGAAAAAACTGCCACGGATTTAAATATTGTGGACAGTCAGTTGCCTAATTCTGGAGTTGATGGTCCTCTTGTAAACAGTGCTGGTGGAAAAGAGTGGTGTACTGATCAAAGAGAGCCAGAGGAGGCTGTTCCTACATCAAACAAACCTCAACATGTAAGAGGCACTTTGATCTCAGACCTCTTGCTACGCCACTTCACACAAGAGCATTTGCTGAACGCCACCATGTTCATAGATGCGGAGACTCTTCCAGATGTTTCCTTGATGGAGAGCTTGGATGACACAGTGGTGAGCATGGTCTCTCAGCTCGTCCCACGCCAAGAGGAGGCTGTGTCTGGTCTCAGTAATGGAGACAGAGATGATGGCCAAGAAGAAGATGAAGTGATTAGTGGAGATGGCATCTTAGAAACGTTAGAGCAAGGGGATGTTAGCGGTCAACTGGGCCCTGGGTCAGAGAGCTCAGGGTCTGAGAGCAAGCGTAATTCCCCAGAGTTGAGACATAGATCCAGCAGTCCCCAGCCAGCTAATGCTGAGGACTCCATCCAGAGATGCCCTCTAGTCAGGACCAGGTCCTTCAGTGAGCTGAAGTACGGACAGGGGCAGGTACACTATCCTCTACCAGACTTTTCCAAGGTGGCACCCAAGGTCAAGATCCCCAAAGCCAGCAGTGCCGTGAGGTCTGTGTGCCCCTCTCCAGGCATCCTGAGGGCCCAGTCCTCTCCAGGAATGCTGGCCAAGTCCTCAGCCTCCAATATGGCCACCATGAACGTGATCAGCAGGGTACTGGAGGATGCCATACCGCCTCCTGAAAAGCTGTTTTTCTTCAGAGAGCAGGAGATGTGTCAGGGGTCCGTTCACCACTTGCAG GCGGAATATGACATGCTGGTCACCAAAAATGCAGAAGCGGAAAACTTAATTGATCAAATGAGGCTGGGTGCCAAT ATCCAAGCACGCTGTGAACCTTCTCTTCAGACAAGCTGCTCTGATAAAGAAGAAGACATCAAAGGGGTTGGGATAGATTTGTGTAAATTTGAAGATACTGAGAGGTCCACTGAGCCTCATCAAAAAG gGTCTGATAAGGATTTTGCCAAAGTCCCTGAGCCAAGCACAGCCCCTCCCCCCAAAACAAAGGAACAGAGTGAAGGGGAAAAGATGACTAGTGAACTAATGGCTATTATTAGTCAGTTTGGGGTTAAG GTGGCAGAGTTCAAAAATGGAGTCAGTACGATGTCAATAAGTATAGAGGAACAACAAATG GTCTTTAAAAGTATTACGGATGCTCAGGATCAGCTGGAGAGGAATTACATGGCTAAGAAGGAAGAACACAGGGCTCTGGAGATGCGTAGCTATATGGGCATTGCCAGAAACACTGGCGAGTTTGACCCAGACAA GCAGGTGGAGGGGGAGATATTCAGGATAGGCATGCTCCTGGAGGACGTTAAAGAGCAGATAGACACTAACGTCTGTCAGAGCTTCTCCCCTCCGCCCTCGACCTCCACCCCTGCACCGCCCTCCCCCCAGCCACCGCTGCATGAG GAGATGGAGCCCTGCTTTTCCACAAGTGTTGACGAGTGTGTGCAGGAGAATGGGGCCGGTGGAGATGGACAAGCATCAGCAGGCTCAGCGCTGAACATCACAGGAGACAGCAGCATCAGTCTACA GTACTCAGACACATCCCTGGAGAGGCTGGTGTATACACTGCCCActgatgaagaggaagagagcCTGCCCGCTCCAACGGAGGATGAGGACCATGGCACACTTCTGGCATCTTCCGTGTGCTCTGTGACTGAGGACAGGCTGTGGGACTCGGTGAG CCCTGGTTTGAAGCAGTCACTTAAATCAGTGTGTGAGTTGAGCAAGAGGCCACTAGGTGGAGCTCTCTCCGTCTCAAATGGAAACACACAAGACCCCCTGGACCAGGCTCTGAGCTCTGTACAG AAGACTGTGAGTCCAGAGATTGACAGTGGGTTTGGAAGCACTGACCTGAGCAGACCAACCTCAGAACAGTCTCaaccacaggcacacacgcagag GCTGCAGCTCCTCTTAGACCACTGCAGTCCCCTCAGCATGAGTGGCTCCGACAGCGAAGTGTCCGCCTCCCTCCTACAAACTACCATCAATACGGCAACCATCCACCGCCCTAAGCCACTTCGCATCACCGGAACCGACCAATGGCTGACGAGATGCCAACAGGACAGGCCAATCTCATGTCAGGATGGTGGGGTGAACCCTCTCAAAG AAGGTGCCACTCTTGCCTCTGAACAGCTCACTCAGTTGACCAGGGAAGGCCGTGTGTCCAGTTTCTCACGTGTACCTGCCAGTGTTGGCACGGGCACCCTACCACCCAGCGAAACCCAGCCCCACGTCTGCCCCTGCCACAA CGAGGCCATCCTGACCCTGCAGTCTGAGGTGGCCAACCTGaagagagagctggaggagcGCCTCTCCCACCTGCCCCACTTCTCCAAGCAGGTGGCCCAGCTGGCACAGGCCCGACCCCGGCAGGAGAGGAGGCCCAAGGCCCAGCCCAGGGGTCATCACCGGCCCAGCTCCAGCAG caggTGCACAAAGTCCAACTCAGGCTCCCTCAAGGTGGATGACTGGATTTCTTCAGATATGGACCAAAGCAAGAGCAAAG GTACAGACAGTGGGGGCTCAGACCTCAGTGGGAATCTGCAGAAGTCACTCAGCAGCAGCACATCAGGCTTCCTGGGCCCACAGAGGAAATCCCAGATCAGCGCGTCCACTG GGGATAGACAGTGGTCCCCAGAACTCCCCCTCTTTGACTCCACCAGAGACACCAGTCAGAGACAGGCCTACCGCACCAGCTACCTGACACCAG CCAAAGGGATGGAGGATGTGTATGGAAAGGACAGGGAGATGACATGCTATGTGCAGCCACTGCAGAGGCCACTGCGACAGGTCAACTATGCCTCCTCCTGCAGTCTTCCAGCTGG TTTCAAAGTGCTGGAAGGCCAGTCCCACTCCGTTCCAGTCCAGAGGAGGTGCTCTACCCAGTCGGACTCGGCCCTCCTGCCAGGCTGCGTCTTCCTCCGGCGGACCCCGGCCTCGCCTCTCTGCTCTCCCCGGCCCCAGAGCTCCAAAGGCAAGCACAGGAACAGCAAG GATGAGGACATCAGTCGGACCCTGGACAAGGCCATAGAGGCCGCCCGCAGCATGAAACACACCACCGAGCGCATGGCCAAGAGTCTCTCGGCAGACCTGGCCAAGGCGGAGCTCCAGCGCAAGCTCCGAGGGCTCTACCCTCTGGAGAACATACCCGACACGGAGCCCTGA
- the LOC121711878 gene encoding uncharacterized protein LOC121711878 isoform X2 yields the protein MNRPTPTEPNCKHKEAGSVTASRNALGRSMEGAPENLDDEAEADEERPSSILWERYIQQSIFVDISEDDSLHFSDLQPGSFNICLNQDSEVSESSIKISENTELDSSDEEDKEFAETSVTTSSGGSGTGSSSIKDSATHLSRTAGKTPMSSKRKQMWGYDDNPVNTSDEDQEDLPYDGDLIKQGYLNDAQRKTSDKEEQIMNNCENISEKTATDLNIVDSQLPNSGVDGPLVNSAGGKEWCTDQREPEEAVPTSNKPQHVRGTLISDLLLRHFTQEHLLNATMFIDAETLPDVSLMESLDDTVVSMVSQLVPRQEEAVSGLSNGDRDDGQEEDEVISGDGILETLEQGDVSGQLGPGSESSGSESKRNSPELRHRSSSPQPANAEDSIQRCPLVRTRSFSELKYGQGQVHYPLPDFSKVAPKVKIPKASSAVRSVCPSPGILRAQSSPGMLAKSSASNMATMNVISRVLEDAIPPPEKLFFFREQEMCQGSVHHLQAEYDMLVTKNAEAENLIDQMRLGANIQARCEPSLQTSCSDKEEDIKGVGIDLCKFEDTERSTEPHQKGSDKDFAKVPEPSTAPPPKTKEQSEGEKMTSELMAIISQFGVKVAEFKNGVSTMSISIEEQQMVFKSITDAQDQLERNYMAKKEEHRALEMRSYMGIARNTGEFDPDKQVEGEIFRIGMLLEDVKEQIDTNVCQSFSPPPSTSTPAPPSPQPPLHEEMEPCFSTSVDECVQENGAGGDGQASAGSALNITGDSSISLQYSDTSLERLVYTLPTDEEEESLPAPTEDEDHGTLLASSVCSVTEDRLWDSVSPGLKQSLKSVCELSKRPLGGALSVSNGNTQDPLDQALSSVQKTVSPEIDSGFGSTDLSRPTSEQSQPQAHTQRLQLLLDHCSPLSMSGSDSEVSASLLQTTINTATIHRPKPLRITGTDQWLTRCQQDRPISCQDGGVNPLKEGATLASEQLTQLTREGRVSSFSRVPASVGTGTLPPSETQPHVCPCHNEAILTLQSEVANLKRELEERLSHLPHFSKQVAQLAQARPRQERRPKAQPRGHHRPSSSRCTKSNSGSLKVDDWISSDMDQSKSKGTDSGGSDLSGNLQKSLSSSTSGFLGPQRKSQISASTGDRQWSPELPLFDSTRDTSQRQAYRTSYLTPAKGMEDVYGKDREMTCYVQPLQRPLRQVNYASSCSLPAGFKVLEGQSHSVPVQRRCSTQSDSALLPGCVFLRRTPASPLCSPRPQSSKGKHRNSKDEDISRTLDKAIEAARSMKHTTERMAKSLSADLAKAELQRKLRGLYPLENIPDTEP from the exons ATGAATAGACCAACACCTACAGAACCGAATTGCAAACACAAAGAGGCAGGTTCAGTCACAGCCtccagaaatgccttaggacGAAGCATGGAGGGAGCACCAGAAAACCTAGATGACGAGGCAGAGGCTGACGAGGAGAGGCCTTCCTCAATCTTGTGGGAAAGGTACATTCAGCAGAGTATATTTGTGGACATAAGTGAAGATGACAGCCTGCATTTCAGTGATCTGCAACCTGGCTCTTTCAACATCTGCCTCAATCAAGACTCAGAAGTGTCAGAGTCCAGCATTAAAATCAGTG aaAACACAGAACTGGACAGTTCAGATGAGGAGGATAAGGAATTTGCTGAAACTAgtgtcaccacctccagtgGTGGATCTGGGACAGGCAGCAGTAGCATTAAAGACAGCGCAACACATCTGTCCCGAACAGCAGGGAAAACTCCTATGAGCTCTAAGAGAAAGCAGATGTGGGGGTATGATGACAATCCTGTGAACACCAGCGACGAAGACCAAGAGGATCTTCCATATGATGGTGACCTGATAAAACAAGGTTATCTTAATGATGCTCAAAGAAAGACTTCTGACAAAGAGGAGCAAATAATGAACAACTGTGAAAATATAAGTGAAAAAACTGCCACGGATTTAAATATTGTGGACAGTCAGTTGCCTAATTCTGGAGTTGATGGTCCTCTTGTAAACAGTGCTGGTGGAAAAGAGTGGTGTACTGATCAAAGAGAGCCAGAGGAGGCTGTTCCTACATCAAACAAACCTCAACATGTAAGAGGCACTTTGATCTCAGACCTCTTGCTACGCCACTTCACACAAGAGCATTTGCTGAACGCCACCATGTTCATAGATGCGGAGACTCTTCCAGATGTTTCCTTGATGGAGAGCTTGGATGACACAGTGGTGAGCATGGTCTCTCAGCTCGTCCCACGCCAAGAGGAGGCTGTGTCTGGTCTCAGTAATGGAGACAGAGATGATGGCCAAGAAGAAGATGAAGTGATTAGTGGAGATGGCATCTTAGAAACGTTAGAGCAAGGGGATGTTAGCGGTCAACTGGGCCCTGGGTCAGAGAGCTCAGGGTCTGAGAGCAAGCGTAATTCCCCAGAGTTGAGACATAGATCCAGCAGTCCCCAGCCAGCTAATGCTGAGGACTCCATCCAGAGATGCCCTCTAGTCAGGACCAGGTCCTTCAGTGAGCTGAAGTACGGACAGGGGCAGGTACACTATCCTCTACCAGACTTTTCCAAGGTGGCACCCAAGGTCAAGATCCCCAAAGCCAGCAGTGCCGTGAGGTCTGTGTGCCCCTCTCCAGGCATCCTGAGGGCCCAGTCCTCTCCAGGAATGCTGGCCAAGTCCTCAGCCTCCAATATGGCCACCATGAACGTGATCAGCAGGGTACTGGAGGATGCCATACCGCCTCCTGAAAAGCTGTTTTTCTTCAGAGAGCAGGAGATGTGTCAGGGGTCCGTTCACCACTTGCAG GCGGAATATGACATGCTGGTCACCAAAAATGCAGAAGCGGAAAACTTAATTGATCAAATGAGGCTGGGTGCCAAT ATCCAAGCACGCTGTGAACCTTCTCTTCAGACAAGCTGCTCTGATAAAGAAGAAGACATCAAAGGGGTTGGGATAGATTTGTGTAAATTTGAAGATACTGAGAGGTCCACTGAGCCTCATCAAAAAG gGTCTGATAAGGATTTTGCCAAAGTCCCTGAGCCAAGCACAGCCCCTCCCCCCAAAACAAAGGAACAGAGTGAAGGGGAAAAGATGACTAGTGAACTAATGGCTATTATTAGTCAGTTTGGGGTTAAG GTGGCAGAGTTCAAAAATGGAGTCAGTACGATGTCAATAAGTATAGAGGAACAACAAATG GTCTTTAAAAGTATTACGGATGCTCAGGATCAGCTGGAGAGGAATTACATGGCTAAGAAGGAAGAACACAGGGCTCTGGAGATGCGTAGCTATATGGGCATTGCCAGAAACACTGGCGAGTTTGACCCAGACAA GCAGGTGGAGGGGGAGATATTCAGGATAGGCATGCTCCTGGAGGACGTTAAAGAGCAGATAGACACTAACGTCTGTCAGAGCTTCTCCCCTCCGCCCTCGACCTCCACCCCTGCACCGCCCTCCCCCCAGCCACCGCTGCATGAG GAGATGGAGCCCTGCTTTTCCACAAGTGTTGACGAGTGTGTGCAGGAGAATGGGGCCGGTGGAGATGGACAAGCATCAGCAGGCTCAGCGCTGAACATCACAGGAGACAGCAGCATCAGTCTACA GTACTCAGACACATCCCTGGAGAGGCTGGTGTATACACTGCCCActgatgaagaggaagagagcCTGCCCGCTCCAACGGAGGATGAGGACCATGGCACACTTCTGGCATCTTCCGTGTGCTCTGTGACTGAGGACAGGCTGTGGGACTCGGTGAG CCCTGGTTTGAAGCAGTCACTTAAATCAGTGTGTGAGTTGAGCAAGAGGCCACTAGGTGGAGCTCTCTCCGTCTCAAATGGAAACACACAAGACCCCCTGGACCAGGCTCTGAGCTCTGTACAG AAGACTGTGAGTCCAGAGATTGACAGTGGGTTTGGAAGCACTGACCTGAGCAGACCAACCTCAGAACAGTCTCaaccacaggcacacacgcagag GCTGCAGCTCCTCTTAGACCACTGCAGTCCCCTCAGCATGAGTGGCTCCGACAGCGAAGTGTCCGCCTCCCTCCTACAAACTACCATCAATACGGCAACCATCCACCGCCCTAAGCCACTTCGCATCACCGGAACCGACCAATGGCTGACGAGATGCCAACAGGACAGGCCAATCTCATGTCAGGATGGTGGGGTGAACCCTCTCAAAG AAGGTGCCACTCTTGCCTCTGAACAGCTCACTCAGTTGACCAGGGAAGGCCGTGTGTCCAGTTTCTCACGTGTACCTGCCAGTGTTGGCACGGGCACCCTACCACCCAGCGAAACCCAGCCCCACGTCTGCCCCTGCCACAA CGAGGCCATCCTGACCCTGCAGTCTGAGGTGGCCAACCTGaagagagagctggaggagcGCCTCTCCCACCTGCCCCACTTCTCCAAGCAGGTGGCCCAGCTGGCACAGGCCCGACCCCGGCAGGAGAGGAGGCCCAAGGCCCAGCCCAGGGGTCATCACCGGCCCAGCTCCAGCAG gTGCACAAAGTCCAACTCAGGCTCCCTCAAGGTGGATGACTGGATTTCTTCAGATATGGACCAAAGCAAGAGCAAAG GTACAGACAGTGGGGGCTCAGACCTCAGTGGGAATCTGCAGAAGTCACTCAGCAGCAGCACATCAGGCTTCCTGGGCCCACAGAGGAAATCCCAGATCAGCGCGTCCACTG GGGATAGACAGTGGTCCCCAGAACTCCCCCTCTTTGACTCCACCAGAGACACCAGTCAGAGACAGGCCTACCGCACCAGCTACCTGACACCAG CCAAAGGGATGGAGGATGTGTATGGAAAGGACAGGGAGATGACATGCTATGTGCAGCCACTGCAGAGGCCACTGCGACAGGTCAACTATGCCTCCTCCTGCAGTCTTCCAGCTGG TTTCAAAGTGCTGGAAGGCCAGTCCCACTCCGTTCCAGTCCAGAGGAGGTGCTCTACCCAGTCGGACTCGGCCCTCCTGCCAGGCTGCGTCTTCCTCCGGCGGACCCCGGCCTCGCCTCTCTGCTCTCCCCGGCCCCAGAGCTCCAAAGGCAAGCACAGGAACAGCAAG GATGAGGACATCAGTCGGACCCTGGACAAGGCCATAGAGGCCGCCCGCAGCATGAAACACACCACCGAGCGCATGGCCAAGAGTCTCTCGGCAGACCTGGCCAAGGCGGAGCTCCAGCGCAAGCTCCGAGGGCTCTACCCTCTGGAGAACATACCCGACACGGAGCCCTGA